The following proteins come from a genomic window of Pseudomonas sp. MAG733B:
- the frr gene encoding ribosome recycling factor: MINEIKKDAQERMKKSVESLTHNFGRIRTGQAHPSILEGVMVPYYGSDTPIKQVANITVKDARTLQVVAFERNMLGAVDKAIGSAGLNLNPTNLGELLLISMPALTEETRKGFTKQARDVAEDARVAVRNIRRDANSSLKDLVKEKEISEDEERRATGEIDDLTKKYVAEIDANLAQKEKDLMAV, from the coding sequence GAATCGCTGACGCACAACTTCGGCCGTATTCGTACCGGCCAGGCGCACCCAAGCATTCTGGAGGGCGTGATGGTGCCGTACTACGGTTCCGACACCCCGATCAAGCAGGTGGCGAACATCACCGTCAAAGACGCCCGTACCCTGCAAGTCGTCGCTTTCGAGCGCAACATGCTGGGTGCCGTCGATAAAGCCATCGGTAGCGCCGGTCTGAACCTGAATCCGACCAACCTGGGTGAACTGCTGCTGATCTCCATGCCAGCCCTGACTGAAGAGACCCGCAAGGGCTTTACCAAGCAGGCTCGCGATGTTGCTGAAGACGCTCGTGTAGCGGTGCGCAACATCCGGCGTGACGCCAACAGCTCGCTGAAGGATCTGGTCAAGGAAAAGGAAATCAGCGAAGACGAAGAGCGTCGCGCCACTGGCGAGATTGACGATCTGACCAAAAAGTATGTCGCTGAAATCGATGCGAATTTGGCGCAGAAAGAAAAAGACCTGATGGCCGTATAA
- the uppS gene encoding polyprenyl diphosphate synthase, producing MEKTKQIAPSAVPRHVAIIMDGNNRWAKKRFMPGVAGHKAGVDAVRAVIEVCAESGVEVLTLFAFSSENWQRPADEVSALMDLFFKALRREAKRLNDNNISLRIIGDRSRFHPELQAAMREAEAMTAGSNRFILQIAANYGGQWDIAQAAQRLAREVQAGHLRPEDITPDLLQTCLATGDLPLPDLCIRTGGEHRISNFLLWQLAYAELYFSDLFWPDFKHDAMRNALADFASRQRRFGKTSEQVEAGARV from the coding sequence ATGGAAAAGACCAAGCAGATCGCGCCGTCCGCGGTGCCGCGCCATGTCGCGATCATCATGGATGGTAATAATCGCTGGGCGAAAAAACGCTTTATGCCGGGTGTCGCCGGGCATAAAGCGGGTGTCGATGCGGTTCGTGCGGTCATCGAGGTGTGTGCTGAATCGGGGGTCGAAGTACTGACCCTGTTCGCGTTCTCCAGCGAAAACTGGCAGCGCCCGGCCGATGAGGTCAGTGCCTTGATGGACCTGTTCTTCAAGGCGTTGCGTCGCGAGGCCAAGCGCCTGAATGACAACAACATCAGCTTGCGCATCATTGGCGACCGCTCGCGCTTTCATCCCGAGCTTCAGGCTGCCATGCGTGAAGCCGAGGCCATGACGGCCGGCTCCAATCGCTTCATCCTGCAGATCGCCGCCAATTACGGCGGTCAGTGGGATATCGCGCAAGCCGCTCAGCGCCTGGCGCGGGAAGTTCAGGCCGGTCATTTGCGTCCGGAAGACATCACCCCGGACTTGCTGCAAACCTGCCTTGCCACCGGTGACTTGCCGTTGCCGGACTTGTGCATCCGTACCGGCGGCGAGCACCGCATCAGCAACTTCCTGCTGTGGCAACTGGCTTATGCCGAGTTGTACTTCTCCGACCTGTTCTGGCCGGACTTCAAACACGACGCCATGCGAAACGCGCTGGCCGATTTCGCATCTCGCCAGCGTCGCTTCGGTAAAACGAGCGAGCAGGTCGAGGCTGGAGCCCGGGTTTAA
- a CDS encoding phosphatidate cytidylyltransferase gives MLKQRIITALILLPIALCGFFLLEGTGFALFIGLVVTLGAWEWARLAGFDAQPMRIAYAAVVALMLLIMHILPGLAPWVLGASVIWWGIATYLVLTYPRSSEHWASAACKLVIGLLILLPAWQGLVEIKKYPLGNWLIMAVMVLVWGADIGAYFSGRAFGKRKLAPLVSPGKSWEGVYGGLALSLVITVLVGFFRDWTVAELFKGLICAAVIVFISVVGDLTESMFKRQSGIKDSSNLLPGHGGVLDRIDSLTAAIPVFAVLLWMAAP, from the coding sequence ATGCTTAAACAACGAATCATCACTGCGCTGATCCTGCTGCCGATTGCCCTGTGCGGGTTTTTCCTGCTCGAGGGGACCGGTTTTGCGTTGTTCATCGGGTTGGTCGTGACGCTCGGTGCGTGGGAGTGGGCGCGTCTGGCGGGCTTCGATGCCCAGCCAATGCGCATCGCCTATGCCGCTGTCGTGGCGTTGATGTTGCTGATCATGCATATCCTTCCCGGCCTTGCGCCATGGGTGCTGGGGGCTTCGGTCATCTGGTGGGGGATTGCGACCTATCTGGTGCTGACGTATCCACGCTCCAGCGAGCATTGGGCGAGTGCGGCCTGCAAGCTGGTGATCGGCCTGCTGATTCTGTTGCCAGCCTGGCAAGGCCTGGTAGAGATCAAGAAATATCCGCTGGGTAACTGGCTGATCATGGCGGTGATGGTGCTGGTCTGGGGCGCCGATATCGGTGCGTATTTTTCCGGTCGGGCCTTCGGCAAGCGCAAGCTGGCGCCGCTGGTCAGTCCCGGCAAGAGCTGGGAAGGCGTTTACGGTGGTCTGGCCTTGAGTCTGGTTATCACCGTGCTTGTCGGGTTTTTCCGTGACTGGACGGTTGCCGAGCTGTTCAAGGGTTTGATCTGCGCCGCTGTGATTGTGTTTATCTCGGTCGTGGGCGATCTCACTGAAAGCATGTTCAAGCGCCAGTCCGGGATCAAGGACAGCAGCAATCTGCTGCCGGGTCACGGCGGCGTGCTGGATCGCATCGATAGTCTGACCGCCGCCATCCCGGTATTTGCCGTACTGCTGTGGATGGCAGCACCGTGA
- the ispC gene encoding 1-deoxy-D-xylulose-5-phosphate reductoisomerase encodes MSRPQQITVLGATGSIGLSTLDVIARHPDRYQVFALSGFTRLSELLALCVRHVPRFAVVPEAGAARALQDDLSAAGLSTRVLVGEEGLCQVAADPEVDAVMAAIVGAAGLRPTLAAVEAGKKILLANKEALVMSGALFMQAVRKSGSVLLPIDSEHNAIFQCMPRDFARGLGAVGVRRILLTASGGPFRQTPMAELAHVSPEQACAHPNWSMGRKISVDSASMMNKGLELIEACWLFDAKPSQVEVVIHPQSVIHSLVDYIDGSVLAQLGNPDMRTPIANALAWPERIDSGVPPLDLFAVARLDFQAPDEERFPCLRLARQAAEAGNSAPAMLNAANEVAVAAFLDGRVRYPEIASIIEETLNLEPVVAVDDLEAVFTADAKARVLAEQWLSRHGR; translated from the coding sequence GTGAGCCGCCCTCAGCAGATTACCGTTCTGGGCGCGACCGGCTCGATAGGTCTGAGTACCCTCGATGTCATCGCTCGTCATCCGGATAGATATCAAGTCTTTGCCTTGAGCGGTTTTACCCGTTTGAGTGAGTTGCTGGCCCTTTGTGTGCGCCACGTTCCGCGGTTCGCTGTCGTGCCTGAAGCCGGCGCCGCCCGTGCCTTGCAGGATGACTTGAGTGCCGCAGGGCTTTCGACCCGTGTGCTGGTGGGTGAGGAAGGTCTGTGCCAGGTCGCCGCCGACCCTGAAGTCGATGCAGTGATGGCGGCCATTGTCGGCGCGGCGGGTTTGCGCCCGACCCTGGCGGCCGTGGAGGCGGGCAAGAAGATCCTCCTGGCCAACAAGGAAGCGCTGGTCATGTCCGGCGCATTATTCATGCAGGCCGTGCGCAAGAGCGGTTCGGTGTTGCTGCCGATCGACAGCGAGCACAACGCGATCTTCCAGTGCATGCCACGGGATTTCGCCCGAGGTCTCGGCGCAGTCGGTGTGCGTCGGATTTTGCTGACAGCCTCCGGCGGACCGTTCCGACAGACGCCGATGGCGGAGTTGGCGCATGTTTCACCTGAGCAGGCCTGTGCTCATCCGAATTGGTCCATGGGACGCAAGATTTCGGTCGACTCCGCCAGCATGATGAACAAGGGCCTCGAATTAATTGAAGCCTGCTGGCTGTTTGATGCCAAGCCTTCCCAGGTTGAAGTGGTGATTCACCCACAAAGTGTGATTCATTCGCTGGTTGATTACATCGATGGTTCGGTCCTGGCTCAATTGGGCAATCCGGACATGCGCACGCCTATTGCCAACGCGCTGGCGTGGCCTGAGCGAATTGATTCGGGGGTACCGCCGCTGGATCTTTTCGCCGTCGCGCGTCTGGACTTCCAGGCGCCGGACGAAGAGCGTTTCCCTTGTCTGCGTCTGGCCCGTCAGGCTGCCGAGGCGGGCAACAGTGCTCCAGCGATGTTGAATGCGGCGAATGAGGTCGCTGTGGCGGCGTTTCTCGACGGACGGGTTCGTTACCCGGAAATCGCGAGTATCATCGAGGAAACATTGAATCTTGAGCCTGTGGTAGCAGTGGATGATCTTGAGGCAGTGTTCACGGCGGACGCGAAGGCGCGTGTGCTGGCCGAGCAATGGTTGAGTCGTCACGGGCGGTAA
- the rseP gene encoding sigma E protease regulator RseP: protein MSALYMIVGTLVALGVLVTFHEFGHFWVARRCGVKVLRFSVGFGMPLLRWHDKQGTEFVLAAIPLGGYVKMLDEREGEVPADQLDQSFNRKSVRQRIAIVAAGPIANFLLALGFFWVVAMLGSEQVRPVIGAVESGSIAAKAGLSAGQEIISIDGEPTSGWAAVNLQLVRRLGESGSLQVSVREQGSTIDSPRELALDKWLKGADEPDPIRSLGIRPWRPALPPVLAELDPKGPAQAAGLKTGDRLLALDGKSLDDWQQVVDTVRMHPDTKIMLRIERDGAQIDVPVMLAARGEKKSPSGYLGAGVKAVDWPPEMIREVSYGPLAAIGEGARRTWTMSVLTLDSLKKMLFGELSVKNLSGPITIAKVAGASAQSGVADFLNFLAYLSISLGVLNLLPIPVLDGGHLLFYLIEWARGRPLSDRVQGWGIQIGISLVVGVMLLALVNDLGRL from the coding sequence ATGAGCGCGCTCTATATGATTGTCGGCACCCTGGTGGCTTTGGGTGTGCTGGTTACCTTCCACGAGTTCGGCCACTTCTGGGTCGCGCGTCGCTGTGGGGTCAAGGTGCTGCGTTTCTCCGTAGGCTTCGGCATGCCGCTGCTGCGCTGGCACGACAAGCAAGGCACCGAGTTCGTCCTGGCCGCCATTCCGCTGGGCGGCTATGTAAAAATGCTCGATGAGCGCGAAGGCGAAGTGCCCGCCGATCAGCTCGATCAATCCTTCAATCGCAAATCCGTTCGTCAGCGCATAGCCATCGTCGCGGCCGGGCCGATTGCCAACTTTTTGTTGGCACTGGGTTTTTTCTGGGTGGTGGCCATGCTCGGCAGCGAGCAGGTACGCCCGGTTATCGGCGCAGTAGAGTCCGGTAGTATCGCCGCCAAGGCGGGTTTGAGCGCGGGCCAGGAAATCATCTCCATCGATGGCGAGCCGACTTCCGGTTGGGCGGCGGTGAACTTGCAGTTGGTGCGTCGCCTTGGGGAGAGTGGTTCCCTGCAGGTATCGGTCCGCGAGCAGGGCTCCACGATCGATTCGCCCCGTGAGCTGGCGCTGGATAAATGGCTCAAGGGTGCTGACGAGCCGGATCCGATTCGCTCGCTCGGGATTCGTCCTTGGCGCCCGGCACTGCCGCCGGTCCTGGCTGAGCTTGATCCGAAAGGTCCGGCGCAGGCTGCCGGCCTGAAGACCGGTGATCGCCTGTTGGCGCTTGATGGCAAGTCGCTGGATGACTGGCAACAAGTGGTCGATACCGTACGTATGCATCCTGATACCAAGATCATGCTGCGGATCGAGCGCGACGGTGCTCAAATCGACGTCCCGGTCATGTTGGCTGCTCGCGGCGAGAAGAAGTCGCCAAGCGGTTATCTGGGGGCGGGAGTAAAAGCGGTCGACTGGCCGCCAGAGATGATTCGCGAGGTCAGTTACGGTCCTTTGGCCGCGATTGGTGAGGGGGCTCGACGCACCTGGACCATGAGCGTGCTGACCCTCGATTCACTCAAGAAAATGTTGTTCGGCGAGCTCTCGGTAAAAAACTTGAGTGGACCGATAACCATTGCTAAAGTGGCGGGCGCTTCGGCCCAGTCGGGTGTCGCTGATTTCCTGAATTTCCTTGCTTATCTGAGTATTAGCCTGGGGGTTCTGAATTTGCTGCCCATTCCTGTGCTGGATGGGGGGCATTTGTTGTTTTATCTGATTGAGTGGGCGCGTGGTCGTCCCTTGTCGGATCGGGTGCAGGGTTGGGGGATACAGATCGGTATCAGTTTGGTGGTCGGAGTGATGTTGCTTGCTCTGGTCAACGATCTGGGTCGTCTGTAA
- the bamA gene encoding outer membrane protein assembly factor BamA, whose translation MKRLLLTAVLTVLMIAEVHAESFTISDIRVNGLQRVSAGSVFGALPLNVGEQADDRRLVESTRALFKTGFFQDIQLGRDGNVLVITVVERPSVASIEIEGNKAISTEDLMKGLKQSGLAEGEIFQRATLEGVRNELQRQYVAQGRYSATVDTEVVPQPRNRVGLKVNINEGTVAAIQHINVVGNTVFPDEDLIDLFELKTTNWLSFFKNDDKYAREKLSGDLERLRSYYLDRGYINMDIASTQVSITPDKKHVYITVNINEGDKYTVRDVKLSGDLKVPEDQVKSLLLVQKGQVFSRKLMTTTSELITRRLGNEGYTFANVNGVPQPHDDDHTVDITFAVDPGKRAYVNRINFRGNTKSEDEVLRREMRQMEGGWASTYLIDQSKTRLERLGFFKEVNVETPAVPGVDDQVDVNYSVEEQASGSITASVGFAQSAGLILGGSITQNNFLGTGNKVSIGLTRSEYQSRYNFGYVDPYWTADGVSLGYNAFYRTTDYDDLDVDVASYSVDSLGAGVSVGYPISETSRLTFGLTAQQDEIKTGVYTVDEIFDFVDKEGDKYLNFKASAGWSESTLNKGVLATRGHSQSLVLETTTPGSDLSFFKLDYRGQLFQPLSDNYTMRLHTELGYGDGYGSTDGLPFYENYYAGGFNSVRGFKDSTLGPRSTPSTGKNPGTAVDPDQDPLPFGGNVLIQGGVEVLFPLPFVKDQRSLRTSVFWDVGNVFDSSCSDTTNADGTKSNTKCNDISLSNMASSVGVGVTWVTALGPLSFALAMPVKKPDDAETQVFQFSLGQTF comes from the coding sequence ATGAAACGTCTGCTGCTAACTGCGGTTCTCACCGTATTGATGATCGCCGAAGTTCACGCCGAGTCCTTCACTATCTCTGATATTCGCGTCAATGGCCTCCAGCGGGTCTCCGCGGGTAGCGTCTTTGGTGCTTTGCCGTTGAACGTCGGCGAACAGGCGGATGATCGTCGTCTGGTGGAATCCACTCGTGCGCTGTTCAAAACCGGGTTCTTTCAAGATATCCAGCTGGGCCGCGACGGCAACGTCCTGGTTATTACAGTAGTCGAGCGTCCGTCGGTTGCCAGTATCGAGATCGAAGGCAACAAGGCGATCTCCACTGAAGACCTGATGAAAGGCCTCAAACAGTCCGGTCTGGCCGAAGGTGAAATCTTCCAGCGCGCCACCCTCGAAGGTGTACGTAACGAGCTGCAGCGCCAGTACGTCGCCCAGGGTCGCTACTCGGCTACCGTCGACACCGAAGTGGTGCCGCAGCCGCGTAACCGCGTTGGCTTGAAGGTCAACATCAACGAAGGCACTGTTGCCGCTATCCAGCACATCAACGTGGTGGGCAACACCGTCTTCCCGGATGAAGACCTGATCGATCTGTTCGAACTCAAGACCACCAACTGGCTGTCGTTCTTCAAGAACGATGACAAGTACGCTCGTGAAAAACTCTCCGGTGACCTGGAGCGTCTGCGCTCCTACTACCTGGACCGTGGCTATATCAACATGGATATCGCTTCGACCCAGGTGTCGATCACGCCGGACAAGAAACACGTCTATATCACCGTCAACATCAACGAAGGCGACAAGTACACCGTTCGTGATGTGAAGCTGAGCGGCGACCTGAAAGTGCCTGAAGACCAGGTCAAGTCACTGCTCCTCGTGCAAAAAGGCCAGGTGTTCTCGCGCAAGCTGATGACCACCACTTCCGAGCTGATCACCCGTCGTCTGGGTAACGAGGGTTATACCTTCGCCAACGTCAACGGCGTGCCACAGCCGCACGATGATGATCACACTGTAGACATCACCTTCGCTGTCGATCCGGGCAAACGTGCTTACGTGAACCGCATCAACTTCCGTGGCAACACCAAGTCCGAAGACGAAGTGCTGCGTCGTGAAATGCGTCAGATGGAAGGCGGCTGGGCTTCGACCTACCTGATCGACCAATCCAAGACCCGTCTGGAGCGTCTGGGCTTCTTCAAGGAAGTCAACGTTGAAACGCCCGCGGTGCCAGGCGTTGATGACCAGGTCGATGTGAACTACAGCGTAGAAGAGCAAGCCTCCGGTTCGATTACCGCCAGCGTCGGTTTCGCCCAGAGCGCGGGTCTGATCCTCGGTGGTTCGATCACCCAGAACAACTTCCTCGGTACCGGTAACAAGGTCAGCATCGGCTTGACCCGAAGCGAATACCAGAGCCGCTATAACTTCGGTTATGTCGACCCCTACTGGACTGCTGACGGCGTGAGCCTGGGTTACAACGCCTTCTACCGCACCACCGACTACGATGACCTCGACGTCGACGTAGCAAGCTACTCCGTAGACAGCCTGGGTGCGGGCGTTAGCGTTGGTTATCCGATCAGCGAGACTTCGCGTCTGACCTTCGGCCTGACGGCTCAGCAGGACGAGATCAAGACCGGTGTCTACACCGTTGACGAGATCTTCGACTTCGTTGACAAGGAAGGCGACAAGTACCTGAACTTCAAGGCTTCGGCCGGTTGGTCCGAGTCCACCTTGAACAAAGGCGTGCTCGCGACGCGTGGTCACTCCCAGAGCCTCGTGCTGGAAACCACGACGCCGGGCAGCGACCTGTCGTTCTTCAAGCTCGATTACCGTGGCCAGTTGTTCCAGCCGTTGAGCGACAACTACACCATGCGCCTGCATACCGAATTGGGTTACGGCGATGGCTACGGCTCGACCGATGGCTTGCCATTTTATGAAAACTACTATGCTGGTGGTTTCAACTCGGTTCGCGGCTTCAAGGACAGCACCCTGGGTCCTCGCAGTACGCCAAGTACCGGCAAGAACCCTGGCACTGCGGTCGATCCGGACCAGGATCCGCTGCCGTTCGGTGGTAACGTCCTGATCCAGGGTGGTGTGGAAGTTCTGTTCCCACTGCCGTTCGTGAAGGATCAGCGTTCCCTGCGTACCTCGGTATTCTGGGATGTGGGTAACGTGTTCGACTCGTCGTGCTCGGATACCACAAACGCCGATGGCACGAAGTCCAACACCAAGTGCAACGATATCAGCTTGAGCAATATGGCCAGTTCCGTCGGTGTGGGTGTGACCTGGGTCACCGCACTGGGTCCTCTGAGTTTCGCACTGGCCATGCCGGTCAAGAAACCGGATGACGCTGAAACTCAAGTGTTCCAATTCTCCCTCGGCCAGACGTTCTAA
- a CDS encoding OmpH family outer membrane protein, with protein MRKLTQLVLLASVLVAGPAFADMKIAVLNYQMALLESDAAKKYAVDAEKKFGPQLTKLKTLESSAKGIQDRLMAGGDKMQQGERERLELEFKQKARDFQFQSKELNEAKAVADREMLKQLKPKLDSAVEEVIKKGAFDLVFERGAVIDVKPQYDITRQVIERMNQLK; from the coding sequence GTGCGTAAGTTGACTCAATTGGTTCTCCTGGCTTCCGTACTGGTAGCAGGTCCGGCATTTGCCGACATGAAAATCGCCGTTCTGAACTATCAGATGGCTCTGCTGGAATCCGATGCGGCCAAGAAATACGCCGTGGATGCCGAGAAGAAGTTCGGTCCTCAACTGACCAAGCTCAAGACTCTGGAAAGCAGCGCCAAGGGTATTCAGGATCGTCTGATGGCCGGTGGCGACAAAATGCAACAAGGCGAGCGTGAGCGTCTGGAGCTTGAATTCAAGCAAAAGGCGCGTGACTTCCAGTTTCAGTCCAAGGAACTGAACGAAGCCAAAGCCGTTGCCGACCGTGAAATGCTCAAGCAGCTCAAGCCGAAACTGGATAGCGCTGTGGAAGAAGTCATCAAGAAAGGTGCTTTTGACCTGGTCTTCGAGCGTGGCGCAGTGATCGATGTCAAACCTCAGTACGACATCACGCGCCAGGTTATCGAGCGCATGAATCAGCTGAAGTAA
- the lpxD gene encoding UDP-3-O-(3-hydroxymyristoyl)glucosamine N-acyltransferase, with the protein MTATIKLGQLAEFLGATLRGDPEKAITGLATLQEAGPAQLSFLANPQYRKFLAGSQAAALLLKAADAEGFAGNALVVPDPYAAYARVSHLFDPKPKAAAGVHPTAVIAADAVVDPAASIGAFVVIESGAHIAAGATIGAHCFIGARSVIGEGGWLAPRVTLYHDVRVGKRVVIQSGAVLGGEGFGFANEKGIWQKIAQIGGVLVGDDVEIGVNTAIDRGALADTIIGNGVKLDNQIQIAHNVQVGDHTAMAACVGISGSTKIGKHCMLAGGVGLVGHIDICDNVFITGMTMVTHSITEPGAYSSGTAMQPAAEWRKSAARIRQLDDIARRLRQLEKQAGEVTPGGNASSDG; encoded by the coding sequence ATGACAGCGACCATTAAGCTCGGCCAATTGGCCGAGTTCCTCGGCGCCACCCTGCGTGGCGACCCGGAGAAAGCAATTACTGGGCTAGCCACCTTGCAGGAGGCTGGCCCAGCTCAGTTGAGCTTTCTGGCAAACCCCCAATACCGCAAGTTCCTGGCAGGCAGCCAGGCGGCAGCCTTGTTGCTCAAGGCCGCTGACGCTGAAGGTTTTGCCGGCAATGCACTGGTAGTACCTGATCCGTACGCCGCCTACGCTCGTGTTTCTCACCTGTTCGATCCCAAGCCCAAAGCGGCCGCCGGTGTTCATCCGACGGCGGTAATTGCGGCGGACGCCGTGGTTGATCCAGCTGCGAGTATCGGTGCCTTTGTGGTTATCGAAAGCGGGGCGCATATTGCTGCAGGTGCCACCATTGGTGCGCATTGCTTCATCGGTGCCCGTAGCGTCATCGGCGAAGGTGGCTGGCTCGCACCGCGCGTTACCCTGTATCACGACGTTCGCGTCGGCAAACGGGTGGTGATTCAGTCCGGTGCCGTGCTCGGTGGCGAAGGCTTCGGTTTTGCCAACGAGAAAGGTATCTGGCAGAAAATCGCCCAGATCGGTGGTGTACTGGTAGGTGACGACGTGGAGATCGGCGTGAATACCGCTATCGACCGTGGTGCGCTGGCCGATACCATCATCGGTAATGGCGTGAAGCTCGACAACCAGATTCAGATTGCCCACAACGTTCAAGTGGGCGATCACACGGCCATGGCCGCGTGCGTGGGTATTTCCGGCAGCACCAAGATCGGCAAGCATTGCATGCTCGCCGGTGGCGTAGGGCTGGTGGGGCATATCGATATTTGCGACAACGTTTTCATCACCGGGATGACCATGGTGACCCACTCGATCACCGAGCCGGGCGCGTATTCTTCCGGTACGGCGATGCAGCCGGCAGCCGAGTGGCGCAAAAGCGCGGCACGTATTCGTCAGCTCGATGACATCGCGCGGCGTTTGCGACAGCTGGAAAAGCAAGCAGGGGAAGTGACCCCTGGCGGTAATGCTTCATCAGATGGCTGA
- the fabZ gene encoding 3-hydroxyacyl-ACP dehydratase FabZ, whose translation MMDINEIREYLPHRYPFLLVDRVVDLDVEGKRIRAYKNVSINEPFFNGHFPAHPIMPGVLIIEAMAQAAGILGFKMLDVKPADGTLYYFVGSDKLRFRQPVLPGDQLILEAKFLSCKRQIWKFECQASVDGKPVCSAEIICAERKL comes from the coding sequence ATGATGGACATCAACGAGATTCGCGAATACCTGCCTCACCGTTACCCGTTCCTGCTGGTGGACCGGGTCGTGGATCTGGATGTGGAAGGCAAGCGCATTCGCGCCTACAAGAATGTCAGCATCAACGAACCGTTCTTCAATGGTCACTTCCCCGCGCATCCAATCATGCCGGGCGTACTGATCATCGAGGCGATGGCTCAGGCTGCCGGGATCCTTGGTTTCAAAATGCTCGACGTGAAGCCGGCCGACGGCACGCTTTACTACTTCGTTGGCTCCGACAAGCTGCGCTTCCGCCAGCCGGTGCTGCCGGGCGACCAGTTGATCCTCGAAGCCAAGTTCCTCAGCTGCAAGCGTCAGATCTGGAAGTTCGAGTGCCAGGCTTCGGTCGATGGCAAGCCAGTCTGCTCCGCTGAGATCATCTGCGCGGAACGCAAACTATGA
- the lpxA gene encoding acyl-ACP--UDP-N-acetylglucosamine O-acyltransferase, whose product MSLIDPRAIIDPSAVLADGVEVGPWSIIGAGVEIGEGTVIGPHVILKGPTRIGKHNRIYQFSSVGEDTPDLKYKGEETRLVIGDHNVIREGVTIHRGTIQDRSETTLGDHNLIMAYAHIGHDSVIGNHCILVNNTALAGHVHVEDWAILSGFTLVHQYCHIGAHSFSGMGTAIGKDVPAYVTVFGNPAEARSMNFEGMRRRGFSEDAIHALRRAYKVVYRQGLTVEQALTELAEPSIQFPEVAVFRDSIQSSTRGITR is encoded by the coding sequence ATGAGTTTGATTGACCCTCGCGCAATCATCGATCCGTCGGCCGTACTGGCCGACGGTGTCGAGGTAGGGCCGTGGTCGATCATCGGTGCAGGTGTGGAAATCGGCGAAGGAACCGTCATCGGGCCTCACGTGATCCTCAAGGGCCCGACCCGAATCGGTAAGCATAACCGCATCTACCAGTTCTCCTCGGTAGGTGAGGACACGCCGGATCTGAAATACAAAGGCGAAGAAACGCGCCTGGTGATCGGTGACCACAACGTCATTCGCGAAGGCGTGACGATTCACCGTGGGACGATTCAGGATCGTTCGGAAACGACCCTGGGCGATCACAACCTGATCATGGCCTACGCGCACATTGGTCACGACAGCGTTATCGGCAACCACTGCATCCTGGTCAACAACACCGCGTTGGCTGGTCACGTGCACGTAGAAGACTGGGCGATCCTCTCCGGATTTACCCTGGTCCACCAGTATTGCCACATCGGTGCCCACAGCTTTTCCGGCATGGGGACCGCCATCGGCAAGGACGTTCCTGCCTACGTCACGGTGTTCGGCAACCCTGCCGAGGCTCGCAGCATGAACTTCGAAGGCATGCGCCGTCGCGGTTTCAGCGAAGATGCCATCCACGCGCTGCGTCGCGCCTATAAGGTGGTCTACCGTCAGGGCCTGACAGTCGAGCAGGCACTCACCGAATTGGCCGAACCGTCGATCCAGTTCCCGGAAGTCGCCGTATTCCGCGACTCCATCCAGTCTTCGACCCGCGGCATCACCCGCTAA